The genomic stretch CGCCTCGGGGCGCGGGTTACTTACTATGACCGGAGCGCTTCGTCCTCGGACTCCACGCAGCGGAGGTACTACTATGCAGGGGCGGACTTGAACGGCCGCTTCTCCCGCACGTACGGAGCGGACCGCGAATCCGGTTTCGGACAGATCCGGCATTCGATCGAGCCGGGCGTCACATACAGCTACATACCCAAGTTCAATCAGAATGACCTTCCCCAGCTGGATGTCATCGATACGGTGACGCAGCAGAACTTGGTTTCGGTTTCCCTGATCAACCGCTTGACCGCGCACTACCGTGATGCCTCCGGGTTCAGGAGCTTCGATCTGATGGTGTTCCGGGTTTCGGAATCCTATGACATCAACAAGGCGAGGAGCGACGACCCCGAAATCTCCGGTCAGGCGCGGTCCGAGATCCGCGGCGAGATCTACCTCAAGACGCCGAAACTGCTGACATTGTCGGCCACCGAGATCTATACCCGGGGAACCTTCACCTCGTCATCAGAAAGCATCACCGTGAATACCGGCATACTGCATTTCAATATTACCCGCCAGGCCCTCGCAGAACCGAAGGCCCGCTATGTGATCGGGGGAGCGGGGGCCAAAGCCGGGAAATGGGACCTCGATGTCCAGATATGGCGTGACGTGGTGCTGAAGCAGAATACCCAGCAGGATTACAAGGTCCATTACGCTTCACAATGCTGGGGGCTCGGCTTCAGTTTCACCAAGAAACCGGGAGAGACCCAATATATGCTGACCATGGACCTGAAGGGGCTGGGCGTATTGAAATTCTAGGAGGTCGAGTGTGAACGACGGTATCATCGTGCTGATCACCGCCAGCTCGGAAGAGGAGGCGGTCCGGATCGGAAGGGCGCTGGTGGACGAGCGGCTTGCGGCGTGCGTCAATATCGTACCCGTTGTGCGGTCCCTGTTCTTCTGGGAGGGGAAGACCCAGGACTCCCCGGAAAGCCTCCTGATCTGCAAGAGCAGAAAGCCGTTGGTCGAACAGCTCATACGCCGCGTGAAGTCTCTCCACTCCTACAGTGTACCGGAGATCATTGCCCTGCCGATCATTGCCGGATCCTCTGACTATCTCAACTGGGTTAAGGACTCTACCTCGCGATAGTTC from Nitrospirota bacterium encodes the following:
- the cutA gene encoding divalent-cation tolerance protein CutA is translated as MNDGIIVLITASSEEEAVRIGRALVDERLAACVNIVPVVRSLFFWEGKTQDSPESLLICKSRKPLVEQLIRRVKSLHSYSVPEIIALPIIAGSSDYLNWVKDSTSR